Proteins encoded together in one Perognathus longimembris pacificus isolate PPM17 chromosome 8, ASM2315922v1, whole genome shotgun sequence window:
- the LOC125356841 gene encoding sulfotransferase 1C1: protein MSLEKMKDLHLEEKYIKPETEEVNGVLMTKMISNNWDKIWNFQAKPDDLLIATYAKAGTTWTQEIVDMIQNDGDVQKCQRANTFDRHPFLEWTLPPPLNSGLDLANKMPSPRTLKTHLPVQMLPPSFWKENSKIIYVARNAKDCLVSYYHFSRMNKMVPDPGTWEEYIEAFKDGKVLWGSWYDHVKGWWDIKDQHRILYLFYEDMKEDPRREIKKILKFLEKDIAEDVLNKIIYHTSFDVMKQNPMANYTTLPASLMDHSISPFMRKGMPGDWKNYFTVAQNEEFDKDYQKKMAGSTVTFRTEI, encoded by the exons ATGTccttggagaaaatgaaagatcTCCATCTggaggaaaaatatataaaaccagAAACCGAAGAAGTGAATGGGGTCCTCATGACGAAGATGATCAGCAATAACTGGGACAAGATCTGGAACTTCCAAGCAAAGCCCGACGATCTCCTTATTGCAACCTATGCAAAGGCAG GCACCACCTGGACACAGGAGATTGTGGACATGATCCAGAATGACGGGGATGTGCAGAAATGCCAGCGGGCCAACACGTTCGACCGGCATCCTTTCCTCGAATGGACTCTGCCTCCACCCCTCAACTCGG GACTGGATCTGGCTAACAAAATGCCCTCTCCCAGAACTTTGAAAACTCATCTTCCTGTTCAAATGCTACCACCTTCATTCTGGAAAGAAAATTCCAAG ATTATCTATGTGGCTAGAAATGCCAAGGACTGCCTGGTGTCCTACTATCATTTCTCCAGAATGAATAAGATGGTACCTGACCCTGGTACCTGGGAGGAATACATTGAAGCATTCAAAGATGGAAAAG TGCTGTGGGGCTCCTGGTATGACCACGTCAAGGGATGGTGGGACATAAAGGACCAGCACCGCATTCTCTACCTCTTCTATGAAGATATGAAGGAG GACCCAAGGAGGGAAATTAAGAAGATATTGAAGTTCCTGGAAAAAGATATAGCAGAGGACGTTCTAAATAAGATCATCTATCACACCTCCTTTGACGTCATGAAGCAAAACCCAATGGCCAACTATACTACTTTACCTGCCAGTCTCATGGACCACTCCATCTCCCCTTTTATGAGGAAAG GGATGCCTGGGGACTGGAAGAACTATTTTACGGTGGCTCAAAATGAAGAGTTTGACAAAGACTACCAGAAGAAGATGGCGGGGAGCACTGTGACCTTTCGTACAGAGATCTGA